In Marinobacter sp. LQ44, the following are encoded in one genomic region:
- the rnr gene encoding ribonuclease R encodes MVSRKKEGRDPHAEREAQKYENPIQSREFILKHLKERGAPATHETLCQELGQTSEEGIEALRRRLIAMCRDGQLICNRRDAFLPIEEADLVTGKVVGHKDGFGFLIPDDGGSDLFLTARQMRQVFHGDRVAARVDRVDDRGRREGVIVEVLEHRTSQTVGRFFKESGIAFVVPENARINHEILVPDEHAGKAVHGQYVVVEILRQPTVRTQPTGRIIEVLGEHMAPGMEIDVAIRSYEIPHSWPSAVGEQAAGIPEEVAEKDKANRVDIRNMRLITIDDETARDFDDAIYCEPRPRGGYRLVVAIADVSHYVRPGSPLDEEAIRRGNSVYFPDHVVPMLPEKLSNGLCSLNPGVDRLCMVADMTISAAGNISGYTFYQAVMRSHARLTYNKVSAMLEHPDSEQGYKLSAHYADLLPHLHNLYELYKLLRRARTERGAIDFETTETKIVFDAERKIEEIVPVHRNDAHKIVEECMLCANVAAARLLKKHQVPALYRVHDGPSEERLNNLRLFLGELGLQLGGGDKPTSGDYQQLLAQVADRPDANVIQMVMLRSLSQAVYSPEEAGHFGLGFPSYTHFTSPIRRYPDLIVHRAIKSRIHNPDVQKDVVSPKIHDPELAVYPYDYARMEQLGEHCSMTERRADDATRDVMAWLKCEFLRDHVGEEHDGVIAAVTPFGFFVELSDIYIEGLVHVSTLSGDYFHHDSAKHRLIGERTAVSFRLGDEVRVRVVRVGLEDRKIDLELVSTPRKRTADRDALDMSKRETRGKGDRAGKGGKGGKRGKSAKPESAKEKLAAEAARAASRKGGRGKPSAGGKARKPRK; translated from the coding sequence ATGGTTTCCAGGAAGAAAGAAGGACGGGACCCTCACGCTGAACGTGAGGCCCAGAAGTATGAAAACCCCATCCAGAGCCGGGAGTTTATTCTCAAGCACCTGAAAGAACGCGGTGCGCCGGCTACTCATGAGACGTTGTGCCAGGAACTGGGGCAAACGTCCGAGGAAGGTATCGAGGCGTTGCGGCGACGGCTGATTGCCATGTGCCGTGATGGCCAGTTGATCTGTAACCGCCGGGATGCGTTCCTGCCCATTGAAGAGGCGGATCTGGTCACCGGTAAGGTTGTGGGGCACAAAGATGGTTTCGGGTTCCTGATTCCCGATGACGGCGGCTCAGACCTGTTCCTCACCGCGCGCCAGATGCGTCAGGTGTTTCATGGGGACCGGGTGGCTGCCCGGGTGGACCGCGTGGATGATCGTGGTCGCCGTGAAGGGGTAATTGTCGAGGTTTTGGAGCATCGCACCAGTCAGACGGTTGGTCGCTTCTTCAAGGAAAGTGGCATTGCATTTGTGGTGCCCGAGAATGCCCGCATCAATCACGAAATTCTGGTGCCGGATGAGCACGCCGGTAAGGCTGTGCACGGCCAGTACGTGGTGGTGGAGATTCTGCGCCAGCCCACCGTGCGCACCCAGCCGACAGGGCGGATTATCGAGGTCCTGGGGGAGCACATGGCTCCTGGCATGGAAATCGATGTGGCCATCCGCTCCTATGAGATTCCCCATAGCTGGCCAAGTGCCGTGGGTGAGCAGGCAGCGGGGATTCCAGAAGAGGTTGCCGAGAAAGACAAGGCGAACCGGGTGGATATCCGTAACATGCGGCTGATCACCATTGATGATGAAACCGCCCGTGATTTTGATGACGCCATCTACTGTGAGCCCCGGCCCCGTGGCGGTTACCGGTTGGTCGTGGCCATTGCGGATGTGTCGCACTATGTACGCCCTGGCTCGCCGCTGGATGAGGAGGCGATTCGTCGGGGTAACTCGGTGTACTTCCCGGACCACGTGGTGCCCATGCTGCCGGAGAAGCTCTCCAATGGCTTGTGTTCACTGAACCCGGGTGTCGATCGGTTGTGTATGGTGGCGGATATGACCATCAGCGCAGCCGGTAATATCAGTGGCTACACCTTCTACCAGGCGGTTATGCGCAGCCATGCCCGGCTGACCTATAACAAGGTCAGTGCCATGCTGGAGCACCCGGACTCGGAGCAGGGCTACAAGTTGTCGGCCCATTACGCCGATTTGCTGCCGCACCTGCATAACCTTTACGAGCTTTATAAGCTGCTACGCCGTGCCCGGACTGAGCGTGGTGCGATTGATTTTGAGACCACCGAGACCAAAATCGTTTTTGATGCCGAGCGCAAGATTGAGGAAATCGTGCCGGTGCATCGCAATGATGCCCACAAGATCGTAGAGGAGTGCATGCTCTGCGCGAACGTGGCTGCGGCCCGGCTGTTGAAAAAGCATCAGGTGCCGGCGCTCTACCGGGTGCATGATGGGCCCTCCGAGGAGCGCCTGAACAACCTGCGCTTGTTCCTGGGTGAGCTCGGATTGCAGTTAGGGGGTGGTGACAAACCAACTTCCGGGGATTACCAGCAGTTGCTGGCCCAGGTTGCCGACCGTCCGGATGCCAATGTGATCCAGATGGTGATGCTGCGTTCCCTCAGCCAGGCGGTATACAGCCCGGAAGAAGCCGGCCATTTTGGTCTGGGCTTTCCCAGCTATACCCACTTTACCTCGCCCATTCGCCGGTATCCGGACCTGATCGTTCATCGGGCCATCAAGTCCCGGATTCACAATCCGGACGTTCAGAAAGACGTGGTGTCGCCGAAAATCCACGATCCTGAGCTGGCCGTGTATCCCTACGACTATGCTCGTATGGAGCAGCTGGGTGAGCATTGTTCGATGACTGAGCGCCGTGCCGACGATGCCACCCGTGACGTGATGGCCTGGCTCAAGTGCGAGTTCCTGCGGGATCACGTGGGCGAGGAGCACGATGGTGTGATTGCGGCCGTCACACCCTTCGGTTTCTTCGTCGAACTGTCGGATATCTATATTGAGGGACTGGTGCACGTGTCCACTCTCAGTGGCGATTACTTTCACCACGATTCCGCCAAGCACCGCCTGATCGGTGAGCGCACCGCGGTGAGCTTCCGGTTAGGGGATGAGGTTCGCGTCAGGGTTGTTCGGGTAGGCCTGGAAGATCGCAAGATCGATCTGGAACTGGTCAGCACGCCCAGAAAGCGGACAGCAGATCGTGACGCCCTGGACATGTCCAAGCGCGAGACCCGCGGTAAAGGTGATCGTGCCGGAAAGGGCGGAAAGGGTGGAAAGCGCGGTAAATCTGCCAAGCCCGAGAGTGCCAAGGAGAAGCTGGCAGCCGAGGCGGCCAGGGCGGCGTCCCGAAAAGGGGGCAGGGGTAAGCCCTCTGCCGGCGGTAAAGCCCGTAAGCCCCGAAAGTAA
- the fnr gene encoding fumarate/nitrate reduction transcriptional regulator Fnr, giving the protein MAQAIRLHQVSPLKASCQQCSLSNLCLPLAVEENDLERLEDIVQQGRIFNRGEHIFDQSTPFRSCFAVKSGSIKTSIITEGGDEQVTGFFMPGELVGLDSMSSEHYACTAKALERTSVCEFPVDKLEELTGKLPELQHHMYHLMSQEIQNSHQLAMLLSKNTAEERIAALLLSLSSRFRRRRMSPTNFSLPMARNDIANFLGLAVETVSRVFTRFQNQGIIRAKGREVELLDVEALQMVTRDFARQGCQQ; this is encoded by the coding sequence ATGGCCCAGGCAATTCGACTTCACCAAGTGTCTCCCCTCAAGGCCTCCTGCCAGCAGTGCAGCCTGAGTAACCTGTGTCTTCCCCTGGCGGTGGAAGAAAACGATCTGGAGCGGTTGGAAGACATTGTCCAGCAGGGACGGATTTTCAATCGCGGCGAGCACATCTTTGATCAGAGCACGCCATTCCGCTCGTGCTTTGCGGTCAAGAGCGGTTCCATCAAAACATCCATCATTACCGAAGGTGGAGACGAGCAAGTGACGGGCTTCTTCATGCCCGGCGAACTGGTGGGCCTCGACAGCATGAGCAGCGAACACTATGCCTGTACCGCGAAAGCCCTGGAACGGACCAGCGTGTGTGAATTCCCGGTAGACAAGCTGGAAGAGCTCACCGGCAAGCTGCCGGAACTGCAGCACCACATGTATCACCTGATGAGCCAGGAAATCCAGAACAGCCATCAACTGGCCATGCTGCTGAGCAAGAATACCGCCGAAGAGCGCATCGCTGCCCTTTTGCTGTCGCTGTCCAGCCGGTTCCGCCGTCGCAGAATGTCGCCCACCAACTTCAGCTTGCCGATGGCGAGAAACGATATCGCCAATTTCCTGGGGCTGGCCGTGGAAACCGTGAGCCGGGTGTTCACCCGCTTCCAGAATCAGGGCATCATCCGGGCCAAGGGCCGGGAAGTGGAACTTCTTGATGTTGAAGCCCTGCAGATGGTCACTCGGGATTTCGCTCGCCAGGGCTGCCAGCAGTAA
- a CDS encoding Spy/CpxP family protein refolding chaperone, which translates to MKIAKIIGSALVAISLSMPAFAQQAAPGQPDQVDQLAEMVGLSDDQQTEIRGIIDDMQGEIGALRQNAQSLQQALQAEIKADYSESAIRDNAEKLGDVTGEIAALSALMQAKVDAVFTEEQRDELDRRMREMQQQMRQQQQMMQPGQ; encoded by the coding sequence ATGAAGATTGCAAAAATTATTGGTTCTGCTTTGGTGGCCATCAGCCTGTCAATGCCTGCATTTGCCCAGCAAGCCGCCCCTGGCCAGCCTGACCAGGTAGACCAGTTGGCCGAGATGGTGGGTTTGTCTGATGACCAGCAAACTGAAATTCGCGGCATCATCGACGACATGCAGGGCGAAATTGGTGCGCTGCGTCAGAATGCCCAGTCACTGCAGCAGGCACTGCAGGCTGAAATCAAGGCGGACTACAGCGAATCTGCCATTCGGGACAACGCCGAGAAGCTGGGTGATGTGACAGGCGAGATCGCCGCGCTGTCTGCGTTGATGCAGGCAAAGGTGGATGCGGTATTCACCGAAGAGCAGCGTGATGAGCTGGATCGTCGCATGCGGGAAATGCAGCAGCAGATGCGTCAGCAACAGCAGATGATGCAGCCTGGCCAGTAA
- the rlmB gene encoding 23S rRNA (guanosine(2251)-2'-O)-methyltransferase RlmB encodes MSQEYVFGWHAVDAVLKREPERLQQVWIQTGRQDKRVKSVTDTLDSLGVRWKVVHRRELDERVAGVHQGIVAAVAESREWTEADLLAQLAASGKPPFLLVLDGVTDPHNLGACMRTADAVGVQAVIVPKDKSASLTPVARKVACGAAETVPFVRVTNLARFLRELKELGVWLIGTAGEASANLYQADFKGPVALVMGAEGKGMRRLTREHCDQLINIPMLGHVDSLNVSVATGVCLYEALRQRLG; translated from the coding sequence GTGTCACAGGAATATGTATTTGGCTGGCATGCCGTCGATGCCGTTCTCAAACGGGAACCGGAGCGCCTGCAGCAAGTCTGGATTCAGACCGGGCGGCAGGATAAGCGGGTTAAATCGGTTACCGACACCCTGGATAGTCTGGGTGTGCGTTGGAAGGTGGTGCATCGTCGTGAGCTGGATGAGCGGGTCGCCGGTGTTCACCAGGGTATTGTTGCCGCCGTGGCGGAAAGCCGTGAGTGGACCGAAGCGGACTTGCTGGCCCAGCTGGCCGCCAGTGGCAAGCCACCATTCCTGCTGGTTCTGGACGGGGTGACCGACCCGCACAACCTCGGTGCCTGTATGCGTACGGCAGATGCCGTGGGAGTACAGGCGGTGATTGTGCCCAAGGACAAATCCGCTTCGCTGACTCCGGTGGCCCGGAAAGTTGCCTGTGGTGCGGCGGAGACCGTGCCGTTTGTTCGGGTGACCAACCTGGCTCGCTTTCTGCGCGAGCTCAAGGAACTCGGCGTTTGGCTGATTGGTACGGCCGGAGAGGCGAGTGCAAACCTGTATCAGGCAGACTTCAAGGGGCCGGTGGCCCTGGTGATGGGCGCCGAGGGTAAGGGTATGCGCCGTTTAACCCGGGAACACTGCGACCAGTTGATCAACATTCCCATGCTGGGGCATGTCGATAGCCTGAACGTGTCGGTGGCGACCGGAGTTTGCCTGTATGAAGCCCTGCGCCAGCGGCTCGGTTAA
- the rpsF gene encoding 30S ribosomal protein S6 encodes MRHYEIVFMVHPDQSEQVPAMIERYTSVITEDGGKVHRLEDWGRRHLAYPINKIHKAHYVLMNVECSQAAMDELTHNFRFNDAIIRDLILRRDEAVTDMSPMKAAESREDRRSGGDDRPRRSADSEDRQSASQDEEE; translated from the coding sequence ATGCGTCACTACGAAATCGTTTTTATGGTACATCCGGATCAGAGCGAGCAGGTGCCCGCAATGATCGAGCGTTATACCAGCGTCATCACTGAAGATGGCGGCAAGGTACATCGCCTGGAAGATTGGGGCCGTCGTCACCTGGCTTACCCGATCAACAAGATCCACAAGGCTCACTACGTGCTGATGAACGTTGAATGTTCACAGGCCGCTATGGACGAGCTGACTCATAACTTCCGGTTCAACGATGCCATCATCCGTGACCTGATTCTGCGTCGCGATGAGGCTGTTACCGACATGTCTCCGATGAAAGCTGCCGAGTCCCGTGAGGACCGTCGTTCCGGCGGAGACGATCGTCCGCGTCGTTCAGCTGACTCTGAAGATCGTCAGAGCGCATCCCAGGACGAAGAAGAGTAA
- a CDS encoding SDR family oxidoreductase: MHVLVVHDYGPLGRVLLERLRRTHLQVSPLLVSDPANADLHALENWIPEDTDLIVNALWLVDPEKAEDNREATHQAAFSLPLALAEFARDRNMALLQLSSCYVFDGRKQAAYIASNPGQPVNELGRWQWECEQALRTVLPRHILLRTGWSLARFIEKVQKSTAGNEGLHLPGRCKGQPVAVQDLARVITAVVLQVDCGAEVWGTYQYAGAEEINLYELGLAIAGMPGIPEDIRIVDEVPGWGHLEPVNTTMVCSKIRNTFGIKQLPWRTWLSEEVAMLKTTPEVEPDKAPASS, from the coding sequence GTGCATGTACTTGTGGTTCACGACTATGGCCCTCTTGGCAGGGTGTTGCTGGAGCGGCTGCGAAGAACCCATCTTCAGGTCAGCCCGTTACTGGTCAGCGACCCGGCCAACGCCGACTTGCACGCCCTGGAAAACTGGATTCCTGAAGACACTGACCTGATTGTGAATGCCCTGTGGCTGGTAGACCCCGAAAAGGCCGAGGATAATCGCGAGGCAACGCACCAGGCGGCGTTTTCCCTACCCCTGGCGCTGGCGGAGTTTGCCCGTGACCGGAACATGGCCCTGTTACAGCTATCGTCCTGTTATGTCTTTGATGGCCGTAAGCAGGCGGCTTACATTGCCTCCAATCCCGGGCAACCAGTCAATGAACTGGGCCGCTGGCAATGGGAGTGTGAACAGGCGCTTCGCACCGTATTGCCCAGGCACATCCTGCTGAGAACCGGCTGGAGCCTCGCCCGGTTTATCGAGAAGGTCCAGAAAAGCACCGCTGGTAACGAAGGGCTGCATTTGCCCGGGCGTTGCAAGGGCCAGCCGGTGGCCGTGCAGGATCTGGCACGGGTGATTACCGCGGTGGTTCTGCAGGTAGATTGTGGCGCTGAGGTATGGGGCACCTATCAGTACGCCGGGGCTGAAGAAATCAACCTCTATGAGTTGGGGCTGGCGATTGCTGGGATGCCCGGTATTCCTGAAGACATAAGGATTGTGGACGAAGTGCCCGGGTGGGGGCATCTGGAGCCGGTGAATACCACCATGGTGTGCAGCAAGATTCGCAATACCTTTGGCATCAAGCAGCTGCCCTGGCGAACGTGGTTGTCGGAAGAGGTGGCGATGCTGAAAACGACGCCAGAAGTAGAGCCAGACAAGGCGCCGGCGAGCTCCTGA
- the rpsR gene encoding 30S ribosomal protein S18, translating into MARFFRRRKFCRFTAEGVKEIDYKDLDTLKGYITETGKIVPSRITGTKARYQRQLATAIKRARYLALLPYTDSHDH; encoded by the coding sequence ATGGCTCGTTTTTTCAGACGTCGTAAGTTCTGCCGCTTCACGGCAGAAGGTGTGAAAGAGATCGATTACAAAGATCTGGACACCCTGAAAGGCTACATCACTGAAACCGGCAAAATCGTGCCCAGCCGTATCACCGGCACCAAAGCACGTTATCAGCGTCAGCTGGCTACCGCTATCAAGCGTGCCCGCTACCTGGCACTGCTGCCGTATACGGACAGCCACGACCACTAA
- the alr gene encoding alanine racemase → MPRSTVARVDLDALRHNYRLAQARAGGARAMAVVKADGYGHGIVNVARALAGEVEKFAVACIEEALAIRSAGLGQPVVLLQGVHAPDDLRDCVQHGFEPVMHCHGQLEWLAAGPQPRFWLKVNSGMNRLGFRPEELDSVVAALGPSATRGPLLGFVTHFACADDLTSDMTDHQTRLFEDATAAWPALMRSVGNSAAHFRPGQPLYDWSRPGIMLYGASPMIGKTGPELGLQPVMTLEAPLISTRVVRAGESVGYGAGWVAQEDTRMGMVAIGYGDGYPRHAGTGTPAAIRGKRIRLLGRVSMDMLAVDLTGAPEAREGDPVELWGTTVSVDEVASCAGTIGYELLTGVTARVPRVCE, encoded by the coding sequence ATGCCACGCAGTACCGTTGCCCGCGTTGACCTGGATGCTCTAAGGCATAATTATCGGTTGGCTCAGGCCAGGGCCGGTGGCGCCCGCGCTATGGCTGTGGTCAAGGCCGATGGCTATGGCCACGGGATTGTTAACGTTGCCCGGGCTCTGGCCGGTGAGGTCGAAAAATTTGCCGTGGCCTGTATTGAGGAAGCGCTGGCAATCCGGAGCGCCGGCCTCGGGCAGCCTGTCGTGTTGCTGCAGGGCGTGCATGCCCCTGATGACTTGCGTGATTGCGTACAGCATGGTTTCGAGCCCGTAATGCATTGCCACGGGCAACTCGAATGGCTGGCTGCGGGCCCGCAACCCCGGTTCTGGCTGAAGGTGAACTCCGGCATGAACCGTTTGGGGTTCCGCCCGGAAGAACTGGATTCCGTGGTTGCCGCCTTGGGGCCGTCAGCGACTAGGGGGCCATTGCTGGGGTTTGTTACCCATTTCGCCTGTGCTGATGACCTCACCAGCGATATGACCGATCATCAAACCCGTTTGTTTGAGGACGCCACGGCGGCCTGGCCAGCGTTAATGCGCAGTGTGGGCAATTCTGCGGCCCATTTTCGGCCGGGCCAGCCGCTCTATGATTGGAGTCGGCCCGGTATCATGCTGTACGGGGCCTCGCCCATGATCGGCAAGACCGGCCCGGAGCTGGGGCTGCAGCCAGTGATGACTCTTGAGGCGCCATTGATCAGCACGCGTGTTGTTCGCGCCGGAGAATCTGTGGGTTACGGTGCAGGTTGGGTGGCTCAGGAGGATACCCGAATGGGTATGGTGGCCATCGGGTATGGTGATGGTTATCCTCGCCATGCCGGTACCGGAACGCCGGCAGCCATTCGTGGCAAGCGCATTCGCCTGTTGGGCCGGGTATCCATGGATATGCTGGCAGTCGATCTGACCGGTGCGCCAGAGGCCCGTGAGGGTGATCCCGTGGAGCTGTGGGGTACGACGGTCAGCGTCGACGAAGTCGCAAGCTGTGCCGGTACCATAGGCTACGAGCTGCTGACCGGGGTCACCGCCAGAGTGCCCAGGGTCTGCGAGTAA
- the rplI gene encoding 50S ribosomal protein L9, with amino-acid sequence MEVILLEKVANLGSLGDKVKVKAGYGRNFLLPYGKAVPATAANVQAFEERRAELEKAAAEKLAAAQARAEALEGASFTITSKAGDEGKLFGSIGVRDIADVVSAGGTEVEKSEVRLPEGPIRTTGEFEIELQLHSDVEVTIKLAVVAE; translated from the coding sequence ATGGAAGTTATTCTGCTCGAGAAAGTAGCAAACCTTGGCTCCCTGGGTGACAAGGTAAAGGTTAAGGCCGGTTACGGTCGTAATTTCCTGCTGCCGTACGGCAAAGCTGTTCCTGCCACGGCCGCAAACGTACAGGCGTTCGAAGAGCGTCGCGCTGAGCTGGAAAAAGCCGCTGCTGAGAAGCTGGCTGCTGCCCAGGCCCGTGCCGAAGCTTTGGAAGGTGCATCCTTCACCATTACCTCCAAGGCTGGTGACGAAGGCAAGCTGTTTGGTTCTATCGGTGTTCGTGACATCGCAGACGTGGTTTCTGCCGGTGGCACGGAAGTCGAGAAGAGCGAAGTTCGTCTGCCGGAAGGTCCTATCCGGACCACTGGCGAGTTCGAGATCGAACTGCAGCTGCACTCAGACGTAGAAGTAACCATCAAGCTGGCGGTTGTTGCCGAGTAA
- the dnaB gene encoding replicative DNA helicase, with translation MANPTLKPASIDPETSRIKVPPHSVEAEQAVLGGLMLDNRRFDEVSEIISAADFYRQDHRLIFGAVERLASESEPLDVVTLAEFLERAGDIEDAGGLSYLAELAEKTPGAANIRAYAEIVRERSVLRKLVEVSGQISDSAFNPQGRKSSEILDEAERSVFQIAESRSKEGSGPKAINPILATTLSRIEELFESGEQTTGLTTGFRDLDDQTSGMQPADLIIVAGRPSMGKTTFAMNIVENALISTGTPILVFSMEMPADALAMRMLSSLGRIDQTKVRSGKLEEDDWPRLTSAVSLLKDKPLYIDDTPGLSPTEMRSRARRIARENGGKIGLIMVDYLQLMRVPGNTEGRTAEISEISRSLKGIAKELSCPVVALSQLNRSLEQRPNKRPVNSDLRESGAIEQDADVIMFVYRDEVYNEDTQDKGIAEIIIGKQRNGPIGTIRLAFIGKYTKFEDLAHGDYSDYGGDY, from the coding sequence ATGGCCAATCCCACTCTGAAACCTGCATCCATTGATCCGGAAACCAGCCGTATCAAGGTTCCGCCCCATTCTGTTGAAGCGGAGCAGGCGGTGCTCGGTGGTTTGATGCTGGATAACCGGCGTTTTGATGAAGTCTCCGAGATCATTTCTGCTGCTGACTTTTACCGCCAGGACCACCGGTTGATTTTTGGTGCCGTGGAGCGCCTCGCCAGTGAAAGTGAACCCCTGGATGTGGTTACCCTGGCCGAGTTTCTGGAGCGTGCCGGTGACATTGAAGATGCCGGTGGCTTGTCGTATCTGGCCGAGCTTGCAGAGAAAACGCCGGGTGCGGCAAATATCCGTGCCTATGCCGAGATTGTCCGTGAGCGTTCGGTGCTTCGGAAACTGGTGGAGGTCTCTGGCCAGATTTCCGACTCTGCGTTCAATCCCCAGGGGCGAAAGAGCAGCGAGATTCTGGACGAGGCCGAGCGCAGCGTATTCCAGATCGCTGAATCCCGGTCGAAGGAAGGCTCTGGCCCCAAGGCGATCAATCCTATTCTGGCGACAACCCTGAGCCGTATTGAAGAGCTGTTTGAATCCGGTGAACAGACCACGGGTTTGACCACAGGCTTCCGTGATCTGGATGACCAGACCTCCGGTATGCAGCCAGCGGACCTGATTATCGTTGCAGGCCGGCCCTCCATGGGTAAGACCACCTTCGCCATGAACATTGTCGAGAACGCTCTAATCAGTACCGGCACGCCGATACTGGTGTTCAGTATGGAGATGCCGGCAGATGCTCTGGCCATGCGTATGTTGTCTTCCCTGGGGCGGATAGACCAGACCAAAGTCCGGAGCGGTAAGCTGGAGGAAGACGACTGGCCTCGGCTGACCTCCGCGGTGAGCCTGCTCAAGGACAAACCCCTCTATATTGACGATACGCCGGGCCTGAGCCCGACGGAAATGCGGTCACGGGCGCGGCGGATTGCCAGGGAGAATGGCGGCAAAATCGGCCTGATCATGGTCGACTACCTGCAGTTGATGCGGGTGCCTGGCAATACCGAGGGCAGGACGGCAGAGATTTCGGAAATATCGCGATCCCTGAAGGGTATCGCCAAGGAGCTGAGCTGCCCGGTGGTGGCGCTGTCACAGCTTAACCGTAGCCTGGAGCAGCGGCCCAACAAGCGGCCGGTGAACTCGGATCTGCGGGAATCCGGTGCGATCGAGCAGGATGCCGACGTTATCATGTTCGTATATCGGGATGAGGTCTACAACGAAGACACCCAGGATAAGGGCATCGCGGAAATTATTATTGGTAAGCAGCGGAATGGTCCTATCGGCACTATTCGCCTGGCGTTCATCGGTAAATACACCAAGTTTGAAGATCTGGCCCACGGCGATTACAGCGATTACGGTGGTGATTATTAA
- the ylqF gene encoding ribosome biogenesis GTPase YlqF, protein MAINWFPGHMHKARKEIKKVMPQMDLIIEVVDARIPFSSENPLVPSLRGDTPLIKVLNKRDLADPAITDQWLQWLEQERGVRAITLTHNERKEALGILKLAEELTPGHDRQKSALRVMILGIPNVGKSTLINTLAGRPAAKTGNEPAVTRAQQAIKLPDNILLYDTPGFLWPKLSPEQCGYRLAISGAIRSAVLDFEDVAMFEADYLVKAYPELVMTRYGLEQQPADGLALMDAIAAKRRFFRRGGVPDLHKVSEILLNEFRAGTIGRISLETPEMVERELQQARADEEAREAEKQARTEQRKKRSS, encoded by the coding sequence ATGGCGATTAACTGGTTTCCCGGGCACATGCACAAGGCCCGAAAGGAGATCAAAAAAGTCATGCCTCAGATGGATCTGATCATCGAGGTAGTCGACGCGCGCATTCCGTTTAGCAGTGAGAACCCGCTGGTGCCCTCGCTTCGTGGTGACACCCCGCTGATCAAAGTCCTGAACAAGCGTGATCTGGCAGACCCGGCGATCACCGATCAATGGCTCCAATGGCTGGAGCAGGAACGGGGCGTTCGTGCCATTACCCTGACCCACAACGAACGTAAGGAAGCGTTGGGTATCCTCAAGCTGGCCGAGGAACTCACCCCTGGCCACGATCGGCAGAAAAGCGCGCTTCGGGTGATGATCCTGGGCATTCCGAACGTTGGCAAGTCTACCCTGATCAACACCCTTGCCGGCCGGCCGGCCGCCAAGACCGGCAACGAGCCGGCGGTTACCCGGGCCCAGCAAGCCATCAAACTGCCAGACAACATACTGCTCTATGACACGCCAGGGTTCCTCTGGCCCAAACTGTCCCCGGAACAGTGCGGTTACCGGCTGGCCATTTCCGGCGCCATTCGCAGCGCCGTGCTGGACTTCGAAGATGTGGCGATGTTTGAGGCGGACTACCTTGTCAAGGCCTACCCGGAACTGGTGATGACCCGCTACGGTCTGGAACAGCAACCGGCCGATGGCCTGGCGCTGATGGATGCCATTGCCGCGAAACGAAGGTTCTTCCGCCGGGGCGGTGTGCCAGACCTCCACAAAGTGTCGGAGATCCTGCTCAATGAATTCAGGGCCGGAACCATCGGCCGGATTTCCCTGGAAACACCTGAGATGGTAGAGAGAGAACTTCAGCAGGCCCGGGCCGATGAAGAAGCCAGGGAAGCCGAGAAGCAGGCCCGTACCGAGCAACGCAAGAAGAGGTCGTCCTGA